A window of the Yersinia rochesterensis genome harbors these coding sequences:
- a CDS encoding antirestriction protein, with protein sequence MTTQTDTAYEPVSDSQMTNVIMASQVPDEQLLDFWPLHFGCIPQWIFIETRIFGWMDRFCEDYSGGIWHFHTLSNGGAFMAPEAENDEKWTLLNNMNGNSAEMSAEAAGIVVCLIEYSHHACRTECDAMTEHYYRLRDYALQHPESSAILRIID encoded by the coding sequence ATGACCACACAAACTGATACCGCTTACGAACCGGTTAGTGATTCACAAATGACTAACGTCATTATGGCCAGCCAGGTACCCGATGAACAGCTCCTAGATTTCTGGCCGCTGCACTTCGGGTGTATCCCTCAGTGGATTTTTATCGAAACCCGTATCTTTGGCTGGATGGATCGCTTCTGTGAAGACTACAGCGGTGGTATCTGGCATTTCCACACACTCAGTAACGGCGGTGCCTTTATGGCACCCGAAGCTGAGAATGATGAGAAATGGACATTGTTAAACAACATGAATGGCAACAGCGCGGAAATGAGCGCGGAAGCAGCGGGCATTGTTGTGTGCCTGATCGAATACAGCCATCACGCCTGTCGCACCGAATGCGATGCCATGACGGAGCACTATTACCGCCTGCGGGATTACGCTCTGCAGCACCCTGAATCCAGCGCCATTCTGCGCATCATCGACTGA
- a CDS encoding JAB domain-containing protein, whose protein sequence is MKQLSFLPGEITPQDRHLIQRALRVLDRHLHEPGVAFTSTHAVREWLQLHMAALEREEFRVLYLNNQNQLIAHETLFSGTINRTEVHPREVIKRALYFNAAAVILAHNHPSGETTPSQADKALTQRLVQVLQLVDIRVPDHLIVGGRNIFSFAEHGLL, encoded by the coding sequence ATGAAACAGCTTTCCTTTTTACCCGGCGAGATAACGCCACAGGACCGGCATCTCATTCAGCGGGCACTCAGGGTTCTGGACCGGCACCTGCATGAGCCCGGGGTAGCCTTCACCTCCACCCACGCCGTACGTGAATGGCTGCAACTGCATATGGCTGCACTTGAGCGGGAAGAGTTCCGGGTGCTGTATCTGAACAATCAGAATCAGTTGATTGCCCATGAGACGCTCTTTAGCGGCACGATTAACCGTACCGAGGTCCATCCCCGGGAGGTGATTAAACGCGCTCTGTACTTCAACGCGGCGGCGGTGATACTGGCGCATAACCATCCTTCCGGTGAGACGACCCCCAGCCAGGCCGATAAAGCCCTCACGCAGCGGCTGGTACAGGTACTTCAACTGGTGGATATCCGTGTCCCTGACCATCTGATTGTTGGTGGCAGGAACATATTCTCCTTCGCCGAACATGGTCTTCTTTAA
- a CDS encoding type IV toxin-antitoxin system YeeU family antitoxin gives MNKATQTCGLKRDTTPCFGARLVQEGHRLHFLADRAGFTGTFSVIQARYLDEAFPHFVAHLELRLLSGELNPRYAHCVTLYRNELTCEADTLGSHGYVYIAIYPSNQVKD, from the coding sequence ATGAATAAAGCTACCCAAACATGCGGTCTTAAACGAGATACCACACCGTGTTTCGGAGCCCGGCTAGTGCAGGAAGGTCATCGTCTGCATTTTCTGGCGGACCGGGCAGGATTCACCGGCACGTTTAGCGTGATTCAGGCCAGATATCTGGATGAAGCCTTCCCGCATTTTGTCGCACACCTAGAGCTGAGGCTGCTCTCCGGTGAGCTGAATCCCCGGTACGCGCACTGCGTTACGCTGTACCGTAACGAGCTGACTTGTGAAGCAGATACGCTGGGAAGTCATGGGTATGTGTATATCGCCATTTATCCCTCAAATCAGGTTAAAGACTAA
- a CDS encoding TA system toxin CbtA family protein translates to MQISTVSATVPVSSRLSPVQVWQQLLTYLLEHHYGLTLNDTPFHDDAAIQEHIEAGITLADAVNFLVERYELVRTDRKGFTWQEQTPFLTATDILRARRATGLMNT, encoded by the coding sequence ATGCAAATCTCAACTGTATCGGCCACGGTGCCGGTTTCGTCACGCCTGTCGCCCGTGCAGGTCTGGCAGCAACTTTTAACGTATCTGCTGGAACACCATTACGGCCTGACGCTTAACGATACGCCATTTCATGACGACGCGGCCATTCAGGAGCATATCGAAGCGGGAATAACGCTTGCTGATGCAGTGAATTTTCTGGTGGAACGCTATGAGCTGGTACGCACTGACCGCAAAGGGTTTACGTGGCAGGAGCAGACACCATTTCTGACCGCTACCGATATTCTCAGAGCAAGGCGAGCTACCGGATTAATGAATACTTAA